A stretch of the Desulforamulus ferrireducens genome encodes the following:
- the dusB gene encoding tRNA dihydrouridine synthase DusB, whose protein sequence is MQIGPIKLSNPVIAAPMAGVTDRAFRIIAREQGCALAVTEMVSDLALLYANPRTYRMLDFRDEKYPLSVQIFGSNPETMAKAAAIVVERGAHIVDINMGCPTPKIVKNGEGSALMKNPELAGKIVEAVVKAVPGTPVTVKFRKGWDEESVNAVEFARTVVAAGASAIAIHGRTRSQFYSGKADWQIIGQVKAAVTVPVIGNGDVWTPQDAARLLETTGCDGVMVGRGALGNPWIFRQILHYLAYGEELPPPTTQERIATAIRHLELMVESKGEQVAVFEMRKHAAWYTKGIRGAARIREVINQSRTQQEIVDVLKSLL, encoded by the coding sequence ATGCAGATAGGACCTATTAAGCTAAGTAATCCAGTAATTGCGGCACCTATGGCGGGGGTTACGGATAGAGCCTTTCGTATCATTGCCAGGGAACAGGGCTGTGCTTTGGCTGTGACCGAAATGGTGAGTGACCTGGCGTTGCTCTATGCCAATCCAAGAACCTACCGGATGCTGGACTTTCGGGACGAAAAATATCCCCTCAGTGTACAAATATTTGGTTCAAACCCCGAGACCATGGCCAAGGCGGCGGCCATTGTGGTGGAGCGGGGAGCGCATATTGTGGATATTAACATGGGTTGCCCCACCCCCAAGATTGTGAAAAACGGCGAGGGCAGCGCCCTGATGAAAAACCCTGAGCTAGCCGGTAAAATTGTTGAAGCGGTGGTGAAGGCTGTGCCAGGCACACCGGTAACGGTGAAATTCCGTAAAGGCTGGGACGAGGAATCAGTCAATGCGGTGGAATTTGCCCGTACGGTGGTGGCAGCGGGAGCGTCGGCCATTGCTATACACGGACGTACCCGTAGCCAATTCTACAGTGGCAAAGCCGATTGGCAGATCATTGGCCAGGTCAAAGCAGCCGTTACAGTACCGGTAATTGGTAACGGAGATGTCTGGACGCCCCAGGATGCGGCAAGACTTTTGGAGACTACCGGCTGTGATGGAGTCATGGTGGGACGGGGTGCCCTGGGTAACCCCTGGATTTTTCGTCAGATCCTGCACTACCTGGCCTATGGGGAGGAACTACCACCCCCCACAACCCAAGAAAGGATTGCCACCGCCATCAGGCACCTGGAGTTAATGGTGGAATCCAAGGGTGAGCAGGTGGCAGTATTTGAGATGCGCAAACACGCCGCCTGGTATACCAAAGGAATTCGGGGAGCGGCCCGGATTCGGGAAGTAATTAACCAATCGCGCACCCAGCAGGAGATTGTGGATGTGTTAAAAAGTTTGTTGTAA
- the panD gene encoding aspartate 1-decarboxylase, protein MLLYMFKSKIHRATVTEANLNYMGSITIDKELMDAAGILPNEKVQVVNNNNGARLETYVIEGEPGSGVICLNGAAARQAQPGDTVIIIAYTMLDEREARSFKPKVVMVDEHNKIIQVMNKECHGVCG, encoded by the coding sequence GTGCTGCTATATATGTTTAAATCCAAGATCCACCGGGCCACAGTAACAGAAGCCAATTTAAATTACATGGGCAGTATTACCATCGATAAAGAATTAATGGATGCCGCAGGTATTTTGCCCAATGAAAAGGTACAAGTGGTGAACAACAATAATGGCGCTCGCTTAGAAACCTATGTCATCGAGGGGGAACCGGGTTCCGGTGTCATCTGCCTCAACGGAGCAGCAGCCCGCCAAGCACAACCCGGAGATACTGTGATTATTATTGCCTACACCATGCTGGATGAGCGGGAAGCCAGAAGCTTTAAGCCCAAGGTGGTCATGGTGGATGAACATAATAAGATCATCCAGGTAATGAATAAGGAGTGCCACGGGGTTTGCGGTTAG
- the nadA gene encoding quinolinate synthase NadA, with amino-acid sequence MNVEEKISQLTEEIKRLKQERNALILAHVYQRPEVQEVADIFGDSLELSRRAAATDADVIIFCGVHFMAESAAILSPDKIVLLPEENAGCPMADMVTAEELRAKKREMPGAVVVAYVNTSAEVKAESDICCTSANAVKIVQSIPEDKPIIFIPDKNLGSYVANKTGRAMTLWEGWCNTHDWVTPEEVLKAKEEHPDALVLIHPECRPEVVALADYVSSTTGLIRYAKESDAKEFIIGTEAGIMHQLYKQCPGKNFYLATRRLVCPNMKATTLDKVKQALETMQPQITVPPDIREKALASLEKMLAIK; translated from the coding sequence ATGAACGTTGAGGAAAAAATCAGCCAGCTAACGGAAGAAATTAAGAGGCTGAAGCAGGAACGTAATGCTCTCATTCTAGCACACGTTTATCAACGACCAGAGGTACAGGAAGTGGCAGATATTTTTGGGGACTCCTTAGAGTTATCCCGCAGAGCTGCCGCCACCGATGCAGATGTTATCATATTCTGTGGAGTTCATTTTATGGCCGAGAGTGCAGCAATTTTATCTCCTGATAAAATTGTTTTGCTGCCGGAGGAAAATGCAGGCTGCCCCATGGCAGATATGGTTACCGCTGAGGAACTGCGTGCTAAAAAACGGGAGATGCCCGGAGCGGTGGTGGTGGCCTATGTCAACACCTCAGCAGAGGTGAAAGCAGAAAGTGATATCTGCTGTACATCGGCTAATGCGGTAAAAATTGTCCAATCCATTCCTGAGGACAAGCCAATCATTTTTATCCCAGATAAAAATTTGGGCTCCTACGTGGCAAACAAAACCGGCCGGGCCATGACCCTGTGGGAAGGCTGGTGTAATACCCATGACTGGGTTACCCCGGAGGAGGTTCTCAAAGCTAAAGAGGAACATCCCGATGCCCTGGTGCTCATTCACCCGGAATGCCGCCCGGAGGTGGTGGCTTTGGCGGACTATGTTTCCAGCACCACTGGGCTTATTAGATATGCCAAAGAAAGTGATGCCAAGGAGTTTATAATTGGCACGGAAGCGGGTATTATGCACCAATTATACAAACAGTGCCCCGGCAAAAATTTTTACCTGGCCACCCGCAGGTTGGTCTGTCCCAATATGAAGGCTACCACACTGGACAAGGTGAAACAAGCACTGGAAACCATGCAACCCCAGATAACAGTGCCTCCAGACATCCGTGAAAAAGCATTGGCCTCTTTAGAGAAAATGTTAGCAATTAAGTAA
- a CDS encoding biotin--[acetyl-CoA-carboxylase] ligase, which produces MVNLSTKQKIIDLLQTEEGYLSGEYICQQLQVSRTAVWKVIEGLRKDGYEIEARPRLGYRLLSSPDLLDPAVWMTNLQVKCIGRNSHYQRVLGSTNSVAKELARQGTPEGTVVITEEQTQGRGRLGRQWQCPPQAGLCFSVVLYPPVNPMEVAQFTLLAAVAVANALGRVLGVAARVKWPNDVYLGGLKVCGILAEMTAEADRVKYLVLGIGININQTQADFSNMSATSLQIQLGRPVSRVKVLRGVLEELDDLYLQWQQGGFAPLKEMWKQSALWLGEPVLVSGLQRTWEGIMEDIDDSGALILRLPEGDRKTFYSGEVSLRLK; this is translated from the coding sequence GTGGTAAACTTGTCAACCAAGCAAAAAATTATAGATTTACTCCAAACAGAAGAAGGCTACCTGTCTGGTGAGTACATCTGTCAGCAACTGCAGGTGTCTAGAACAGCAGTTTGGAAGGTTATCGAGGGCCTACGTAAGGATGGTTATGAAATTGAAGCCCGCCCCAGGTTAGGTTACCGTTTGTTGAGCTCACCGGATTTGCTGGATCCGGCAGTGTGGATGACTAATTTGCAGGTTAAATGTATTGGCCGGAACAGCCACTATCAAAGGGTTTTGGGATCTACAAACAGTGTGGCCAAGGAATTGGCCAGACAAGGGACTCCGGAAGGTACTGTTGTTATTACCGAAGAACAGACCCAGGGCAGAGGAAGGTTGGGCCGCCAGTGGCAGTGTCCGCCTCAGGCGGGGCTTTGTTTTTCGGTGGTCCTTTATCCCCCGGTTAATCCCATGGAAGTGGCACAGTTTACCCTGCTGGCGGCAGTGGCAGTGGCCAATGCCCTGGGCAGGGTGCTGGGAGTAGCGGCCAGGGTAAAATGGCCCAACGATGTTTACCTGGGCGGTTTAAAGGTTTGTGGTATACTGGCTGAGATGACAGCGGAGGCAGACCGGGTTAAGTACTTGGTGCTGGGCATTGGCATTAACATCAATCAGACCCAGGCAGACTTTTCTAATATGTCGGCAACCTCCCTGCAGATTCAATTGGGCCGCCCGGTTAGCCGGGTTAAAGTACTAAGGGGAGTGTTGGAGGAACTGGATGACCTGTATCTCCAGTGGCAGCAAGGAGGCTTTGCACCCTTGAAGGAGATGTGGAAGCAATCTGCCCTCTGGCTGGGGGAGCCTGTGCTTGTAAGCGGCCTGCAGAGAACCTGGGAAGGTATTATGGAGGATATTGATGACAGTGGGGCATTAATCCTGAGACTACCCGAAGGTGACAGAAAGACCTTTTATTCAGGGGAAGTCTCCCTTAGATTAAAATAA
- the nadC gene encoding carboxylating nicotinate-nucleotide diphosphorylase: MELNMIELRRLIEQALIEDIGTGDITTNSIVPADAVTKGIIFTKEPGIIAGIPVAEAVFRFLSPGIKFSAKVKDGDSVQQGTVIAEVEGNARTILTGERLALNFLQRMSGIATSTAALVEKVKLYAVRVVDTRKTTPGLRMLEKYAVRVGGGFNHRYGLYDAVLIKDNHIKVAGGITQAILAARQNVPHTVKIEVEVESLAGVAEALEARADVIMLDNMDHCTMKEAVKMVDGRALVEASGGINEDTIVNVAKTGVNLISVGALTHSIKSLDISLDIGEIKQRDH; the protein is encoded by the coding sequence ATGGAACTAAATATGATTGAGCTGAGGCGGTTAATTGAGCAAGCTCTTATAGAAGATATTGGTACAGGAGATATCACCACCAACAGTATTGTGCCCGCGGATGCAGTGACCAAAGGAATTATTTTTACCAAAGAACCTGGCATAATAGCCGGTATTCCTGTGGCAGAAGCAGTATTCCGTTTCCTTTCCCCGGGGATTAAATTTTCGGCTAAGGTGAAAGATGGTGATAGTGTCCAACAGGGCACTGTCATTGCCGAGGTGGAGGGGAATGCCAGAACTATCCTCACCGGTGAACGACTGGCCCTTAATTTTCTGCAGCGTATGAGTGGTATTGCCACCAGTACGGCGGCGTTGGTGGAAAAGGTTAAGCTCTATGCCGTGCGGGTAGTGGATACCAGAAAAACCACCCCGGGTTTAAGGATGCTGGAGAAATACGCTGTCCGGGTGGGCGGTGGTTTCAACCATCGCTACGGGCTTTATGACGCTGTTCTTATTAAGGATAATCACATCAAGGTGGCGGGAGGTATTACCCAGGCCATTTTGGCGGCCCGGCAGAATGTACCCCATACCGTGAAAATTGAAGTGGAAGTGGAAAGCTTAGCGGGAGTTGCCGAGGCACTGGAGGCCCGGGCAGATGTGATAATGTTGGACAATATGGACCACTGCACCATGAAAGAAGCAGTGAAAATGGTGGATGGCCGGGCACTGGTGGAAGCCTCCGGAGGTATCAACGAGGACACCATTGTTAATGTTGCCAAGACAGGGGTAAACCTGATTTCCGTGGGAGCCCTGACCCATAGCATTAAATCCCTGGATATCAGTCTCGATATTGGGGAGATCAAGCAACGAGACCATTGA
- a CDS encoding type III pantothenate kinase yields the protein MILAIDIGNTNIVLGVFEDKKLLANWRLATDRNRTQDEYGVLLKELFSLSNISMQSIEGVMMSSVVPPVNGLLEAMVKKYFGLNPLIVGPGIKTGISIKTDNPREVGADRIVNAVAAYSLFGGPLIIVDFGTATTFCCVTAKGEYLGGAIAPGIGISTEALFARAAKLPRVELMKPPSVIGKNTIASMQSGIIYGFAGQVEMLVKKIKQEMGTDAKVIATGGLAEIIARETTVIDKIVPSLTLTGLRIIYERNQGPGGAYSCR from the coding sequence TTGATACTGGCAATTGATATCGGGAATACCAACATTGTCTTAGGTGTTTTTGAGGATAAAAAGCTACTGGCCAATTGGCGTTTAGCCACTGACCGTAATCGCACCCAGGATGAATACGGGGTTCTCTTAAAAGAACTGTTTAGCCTTTCCAATATTAGCATGCAGTCCATTGAGGGAGTTATGATGTCCTCGGTGGTACCACCGGTCAATGGTTTACTGGAAGCCATGGTCAAGAAATACTTCGGTTTAAATCCCTTAATCGTTGGACCTGGCATTAAGACCGGCATTTCCATTAAAACAGACAATCCCCGGGAAGTGGGGGCTGATCGCATTGTCAATGCTGTGGCCGCCTATTCCCTCTTTGGAGGGCCATTAATTATTGTGGACTTTGGTACCGCCACCACCTTTTGTTGTGTCACAGCCAAGGGGGAATATCTGGGCGGAGCCATTGCCCCCGGTATTGGCATTTCCACCGAGGCCTTGTTTGCCCGGGCGGCCAAGCTGCCCCGGGTGGAACTGATGAAGCCTCCCTCGGTTATTGGCAAAAATACCATTGCCTCCATGCAATCGGGCATTATCTATGGCTTTGCCGGGCAGGTAGAAATGTTGGTTAAAAAGATTAAACAGGAAATGGGCACTGATGCCAAGGTAATTGCCACCGGTGGACTGGCCGAGATTATAGCACGGGAAACAACGGTGATAGACAAAATTGTTCCGTCTCTCACCCTGACCGGCTTGCGCATTATTTATGAACGGAACCAGGGACCCGGAGGAGCATATTCATGCAGATAG
- the panB gene encoding 3-methyl-2-oxobutanoate hydroxymethyltransferase has product MKQEGQSIAMLTAYDYPMATLVDASGIDAILVGDSLGNVMLGYDSTVPVTMDDMIHHLRAVVRGTKRAMVVGDMPFLSYHISREEAVRNAGRLMQEGLAQAVKLEGGIEVAETVRAITNAGIPVMGHLGLTPQSVYQMGGFKVQGKGEEAARKLISDAKCLEEAGVFAIVLECIPQQLAKLITESLSVPTIGIGAGVHCDGQVLVIHDLLGFHSDFKPKFVKQYANLKEQIIEACRQYTKEVKDKSFPGQEHVFNMAEEELKKLY; this is encoded by the coding sequence ATGAAACAGGAAGGACAGTCCATAGCCATGTTAACAGCTTACGATTATCCCATGGCTACGTTGGTCGACGCTTCCGGTATAGACGCTATCCTGGTGGGGGATTCCCTCGGTAATGTAATGCTGGGTTACGATTCCACCGTGCCGGTGACCATGGATGATATGATTCATCATCTACGGGCTGTGGTCCGGGGCACCAAAAGGGCCATGGTGGTAGGAGATATGCCCTTTCTTTCCTATCATATCTCCCGGGAGGAAGCTGTACGCAATGCCGGCAGATTAATGCAGGAAGGTTTAGCCCAGGCTGTTAAGCTGGAGGGCGGCATTGAGGTGGCGGAGACTGTGAGGGCCATTACCAATGCCGGTATTCCGGTAATGGGGCATTTGGGCTTAACACCCCAATCGGTTTATCAAATGGGGGGTTTTAAAGTACAGGGTAAAGGTGAAGAAGCGGCCCGCAAGCTAATCTCAGACGCTAAATGTCTGGAGGAGGCAGGGGTGTTTGCCATTGTCCTGGAGTGTATTCCTCAACAATTAGCCAAGCTCATCACTGAAAGTCTCTCGGTACCTACCATAGGTATCGGTGCCGGCGTCCATTGCGACGGGCAAGTTTTGGTAATTCATGATTTACTGGGTTTCCACTCAGATTTTAAACCCAAATTTGTTAAACAGTATGCTAATTTAAAGGAACAAATCATAGAGGCTTGCCGGCAATACACTAAAGAGGTAAAGGACAAGTCCTTCCCCGGGCAGGAGCATGTTTTTAATATGGCCGAGGAAGAATTAAAAAAGTTATATTAG
- the panC gene encoding pantoate--beta-alanine ligase, whose translation MRLCKTINEMRSFIKAVRAEGKIVGLVPTMGYLHQGHMSLVREAKSRCDVVVVSIFVNPTQFGPNEDYHSYPRDLQKDAALVAEAGVDVIFAPEVAEMYPAGFSSYVEVTGVSECLCGASRPGHFRGVATVVSKLFHIVQPDLAFFGQKDFQQVLVIKRMVADLNMTVQIVEVPIVREADGLAMSSRNVYLSPEERQAALVLSRSLKLAQELVAQGERDIATLRDRVCQEINKETLANIDYVEIRSLPNLQTIDKLEGQALLALAVRFGKTRLIDNTILEA comes from the coding sequence ATGAGACTTTGTAAAACCATCAATGAAATGCGCAGTTTTATCAAGGCTGTACGGGCCGAAGGGAAAATAGTGGGTTTAGTACCAACCATGGGATATTTACACCAGGGGCATATGAGCCTGGTGCGTGAGGCCAAGAGCAGATGCGATGTGGTTGTGGTAAGTATTTTTGTCAATCCTACCCAGTTTGGCCCCAATGAGGATTATCACAGCTATCCCCGGGATTTGCAGAAGGACGCGGCCTTAGTGGCTGAGGCCGGAGTAGATGTCATTTTTGCCCCGGAAGTGGCAGAAATGTATCCCGCCGGTTTCAGCAGTTATGTGGAGGTAACCGGGGTTAGTGAATGCCTGTGTGGTGCCTCTCGGCCGGGGCATTTCCGCGGGGTTGCCACGGTGGTGAGCAAGCTCTTTCATATCGTGCAGCCGGATTTAGCTTTTTTTGGTCAGAAGGATTTTCAACAGGTACTGGTCATTAAAAGAATGGTGGCCGATTTAAATATGACGGTGCAAATTGTGGAAGTTCCCATCGTACGAGAAGCGGACGGCTTGGCCATGAGTTCCCGCAATGTTTATCTTTCACCGGAGGAACGGCAAGCTGCCCTGGTGCTCTCCCGCAGTTTAAAACTGGCCCAGGAGCTGGTGGCCCAGGGTGAACGGGATATTGCCACCCTGCGGGACAGGGTTTGCCAGGAAATTAACAAGGAGACCCTGGCTAATATTGATTATGTAGAAATCCGTTCCCTGCCCAATTTGCAGACCATTGATAAATTGGAAGGGCAGGCGCTGTTAGCCCTGGCGGTAAGGTTTGGCAAAACCCGCTTGATTGACAATACCATATTGGAGGCTTAA
- a CDS encoding biotin transporter BioY — MKLSTREITLAGLMAALIIVVVVITRIPFVSAVVPFSLQPLLALLAGAVLGPKVGALSMVIYILLGLMGLPVFSAEPFGGLAYVLKPSFGFLLGQLLAAYLTGKILQGKDPRQITSYLLAALAGMVAIYGLGLPYLYVILNFYLGKAISVGGVIGTFFLPFALWDLFKVVIAASLARAIHLRLPKTMLNR; from the coding sequence ATGAAATTGTCAACCAGAGAGATCACTTTGGCTGGCCTAATGGCAGCCTTGATTATAGTTGTAGTGGTGATTACCCGCATTCCCTTTGTCAGTGCGGTGGTACCCTTTAGTCTTCAGCCTTTGCTGGCACTACTGGCGGGGGCTGTCCTAGGGCCTAAGGTGGGCGCCCTGAGTATGGTGATTTATATTTTACTGGGCCTCATGGGTTTGCCGGTTTTCTCGGCAGAACCCTTCGGCGGCTTGGCCTATGTTTTAAAACCATCCTTTGGTTTCCTGCTGGGCCAACTGCTGGCAGCCTACTTAACGGGTAAAATTTTACAGGGTAAAGATCCGCGGCAAATTACCTCCTACCTGCTGGCTGCTTTGGCCGGTATGGTCGCCATCTATGGTCTAGGCCTGCCTTATTTGTATGTCATTTTAAATTTCTATCTGGGAAAAGCTATTTCTGTGGGCGGGGTAATTGGGACTTTCTTTCTGCCTTTTGCCCTGTGGGATTTGTTTAAAGTGGTCATTGCTGCCAGCCTGGCCCGGGCCATACATCTTCGGCTGCCTAAAACAATGTTAAACCGATAA
- the nadB gene encoding L-aspartate oxidase: MPNRYLVNFDSRELPQHEAEYLIIGGGIAGLFTAWAAAKTGARVTLLTKRTMAESNTDRAQGGIAVALGVQDSPELHMQDTLIAGAGLCDEDAVRILVNEGPARVKELIDMGACFDRTGEDLCFTREGCHSQHRILHAQGDATGAEILRALSQNVAALSSVEILENQYVVDLLVKDNVCYGVLALDQISGKFSIFRGRVVVLATGGSGRLYNYTTNPEVATADGIALAYRAGAAVMDMEFIQFHPTSLVLPDAPRFLISEAVRGEGAILRNSRGERFMPQYHGMAELAPRDIVSRAILSEMAKTGSNSVSLDLTHLDPDRIKERFPTITLTCAKYGLDITKDLIPVAPAAHYMMGGVKTDLWGETTIERLYSCGEASCMAVHGANRLASNSLLDGLVWGGRIVQAASRVLENPIPQRVEFSNSDLLPTPDINFLELRKQLQQIMGEKVGPLRTAQRLAEALAFFERWSYLSMYEVRDTFQMEVRNMLEVGGLITEAAMMRTESRGGHFRLDYPETAERWRRHILLKR, translated from the coding sequence TTGCCAAACCGCTACCTGGTTAACTTTGATTCCAGGGAATTGCCCCAACATGAGGCGGAGTATTTGATTATTGGCGGAGGAATAGCCGGTCTTTTTACGGCTTGGGCTGCGGCCAAGACTGGGGCAAGGGTAACCCTATTAACCAAGCGAACAATGGCCGAAAGTAATACCGACCGGGCTCAGGGAGGTATTGCCGTTGCCCTGGGTGTTCAGGACTCCCCCGAATTACATATGCAGGACACACTCATTGCCGGGGCAGGGCTCTGTGATGAGGATGCTGTACGAATTTTGGTTAATGAAGGTCCTGCAAGAGTTAAAGAACTAATTGATATGGGTGCGTGCTTTGACCGTACCGGCGAGGATCTTTGCTTTACCCGGGAGGGTTGCCACAGTCAGCATCGAATTTTGCATGCCCAGGGTGATGCCACCGGAGCAGAGATACTGCGTGCCCTCAGTCAAAACGTAGCGGCCCTGTCCAGTGTAGAAATTTTGGAAAACCAATATGTTGTTGATCTTTTGGTCAAGGACAACGTTTGCTACGGTGTGTTAGCCCTTGACCAGATCAGCGGTAAATTTAGTATTTTCCGTGGTCGCGTGGTGGTTTTAGCCACCGGAGGTTCGGGCAGACTTTATAACTATACCACTAACCCCGAGGTGGCCACTGCCGACGGCATTGCTCTGGCTTACCGGGCTGGTGCCGCAGTGATGGATATGGAATTTATCCAGTTCCATCCCACTTCCCTGGTACTTCCCGATGCACCACGCTTTCTTATTTCCGAGGCGGTCAGGGGAGAGGGTGCCATTCTGCGTAATTCCCGCGGTGAAAGGTTTATGCCGCAATACCATGGTATGGCTGAGCTAGCACCCCGGGATATTGTTTCCCGTGCCATCCTCAGTGAAATGGCTAAAACCGGCTCTAACTCGGTGAGCTTGGATTTAACTCACCTGGATCCGGATAGAATAAAAGAAAGATTTCCCACCATTACCCTGACCTGTGCCAAGTATGGTTTAGATATTACTAAGGATCTCATCCCTGTGGCACCGGCAGCCCACTATATGATGGGTGGTGTCAAAACAGACCTTTGGGGAGAGACAACCATCGAGCGGTTATATTCCTGCGGTGAAGCCAGTTGTATGGCAGTGCACGGAGCCAACCGGCTGGCCAGCAACTCGTTACTGGACGGTCTGGTTTGGGGTGGCCGCATTGTTCAGGCAGCTTCCCGGGTGTTAGAAAACCCGATACCGCAACGGGTGGAATTTTCTAATTCCGACTTGCTACCTACCCCGGATATTAACTTTTTAGAGCTGCGTAAACAATTGCAACAAATTATGGGCGAGAAAGTGGGCCCATTGCGTACTGCGCAGCGGTTAGCGGAAGCACTGGCTTTCTTTGAGCGCTGGTCATATTTAAGTATGTACGAGGTAAGGGACACCTTCCAGATGGAAGTACGTAACATGCTGGAGGTAGGTGGACTGATTACCGAAGCAGCCATGATGCGCACGGAAAGCAGGGGCGGACATTTCCGGTTGGATTATCCGGAAACCGCTGAACGCTGGAGAAGACACATATTATTAAAGAGGTAG
- a CDS encoding Rossmann-like and DUF2520 domain-containing protein — protein MEQKSSFAIIGAGKVGSALGILLKEQGYRPVGVASRTFTSARSLAEQLQTNPYREITKAAEAADLVFITTTDREIEPVANLLARKGACRPGQMIIHTSGALSSEIMAAVRQAGAMVASMHPLQSFADVASAKENLPGSCFALEGDEQALPGIIEVVNALQGRYFVIKAEDKPLYHAAAVVASNYLVSLIHLSSTIYQSLGLNEEQAMDALFPLIQGTLNNIAKSGPAAALTGPVARGDGTTLKGHMQALQKLDWRVREAYRSLGLYTVGLAVENGSITNNEGAALSTIFLEEDKHEQTGNYCRLSAHETGRTVHSHVNSLRLSHGYVGRRFRYRRYPGGGFPR, from the coding sequence ATGGAGCAGAAATCTTCCTTTGCTATTATAGGGGCAGGTAAAGTGGGTAGTGCCCTGGGAATTTTATTAAAGGAGCAGGGCTACCGACCGGTGGGGGTAGCCAGCCGAACCTTTACATCTGCCCGCAGTTTGGCAGAACAACTGCAAACCAACCCTTACAGGGAGATAACTAAAGCAGCAGAGGCTGCCGATTTGGTATTTATTACCACCACCGACAGGGAGATTGAACCGGTGGCCAATCTGTTGGCCCGTAAAGGAGCTTGCCGCCCGGGACAAATGATCATTCATACCAGTGGTGCTTTAAGCAGCGAAATTATGGCAGCGGTGCGCCAAGCAGGGGCGATGGTCGCTTCCATGCACCCATTGCAGTCCTTTGCCGATGTAGCCAGTGCCAAGGAGAATCTCCCTGGTTCCTGTTTTGCCCTGGAGGGAGACGAACAGGCTTTGCCCGGGATTATCGAAGTGGTTAATGCCTTACAGGGACGCTATTTTGTGATTAAGGCAGAGGATAAACCCCTCTACCATGCTGCGGCGGTGGTCGCCTCAAACTACTTAGTTTCCTTAATTCATTTAAGTTCAACCATTTATCAAAGTTTAGGTTTAAATGAAGAACAGGCCATGGATGCGTTGTTTCCTTTAATCCAGGGTACACTAAACAATATTGCCAAATCCGGTCCCGCAGCGGCCCTCACAGGCCCCGTGGCCCGGGGTGATGGCACTACACTAAAGGGTCATATGCAAGCCCTCCAGAAGTTGGACTGGCGTGTCCGGGAAGCCTATCGCTCCCTGGGGCTATATACGGTAGGTCTGGCAGTGGAGAATGGCAGTATAACTAACAATGAAGGGGCAGCCCTCAGTACTATATTCTTGGAGGAAGATAAACATGAACAAACGGGTAACTACTGCCGACTTTCGGCGCATGAAACAGGAAGGACAGTCCATAGCCATGTTAACAGCTTACGATTATCCCATGGCTACGTTGGTCGACGCTTCCGGTATAGACGCTATCCTGGTGGGGGATTCCCTCGGTAA